From the genome of Triticum aestivum cultivar Chinese Spring chromosome 3B, IWGSC CS RefSeq v2.1, whole genome shotgun sequence, one region includes:
- the LOC123070766 gene encoding NADH-quinone oxidoreductase subunit B 1, with the protein MALLPRTARLALLSASPRTYSAAAAAGASPTPPAPYAGVPPPAAGSKAAEFVVSKVDDLMNWARRGSIWPMTFGLACCAVEMMHAGAARYDFDRFGVIFRPSPRQSDCMIVAGTLTNKMAPALRKVYDQMPEPRWVISMGSCANGGGYYHYSYSVVRGCDRIVPVDIYVPGCPPTAEALLYGVLQLQKKINRRKDFLHWWTK; encoded by the exons ATGGCGCTGCTCCCGCGCACGGCCCGGCTGGCCCTCCTCTCCGCGTCGCCGCGGAcgtactccgccgccgccgcggcgggcGCCTCGCCGACCCCACCGGCGCCCTACGCGGGCGTGCCTCCGCCGGCGGCGGGGTCCAAGGCGGCCGAGTTCGTGGTCTCCAAGGTGGACGACCTCATGAACTGGGCGCGCCGGGGCTCGATCTGGCCAATGACCTTCGGGCTCGCCTGCTGCGCCGTCGAGATGATGCACGCCGGCGCGGCCCGCTACGACTTCGACCGATTCGGCGTCATCTTCCGCCCGTCCCCACGCCAGTCCGACTGCATGATAGTCGCCGGCACGCTCACCAACAAGATGGCGCCCGCCCTCCGCAA GGTTTATGACCAGATGCCCGAGCCTCGATGGGTCATATCGATGGGCAGCTGTGCCAATGGTGGTGGGTATTACCACTACTCCTACTCTGTTGTGCGTGGATGCGACCGCATTGTTCCTGTGGACATCTACGTCCCTGGATGCCCCCCAACTGCTGAGGCCCTACTGTACGGTGTTCTCCAGCTCCAGAAGAAGATCAACAGGCGCAAGGATTTCCTTCACTGGTGGACCAAGTGA
- the LOC123070765 gene encoding uncharacterized protein, translated as MLWAVRLCVRYVFWNLLVPVPVLQTPSPRKRRSMAALASRMAQLQSRAALAMRLAAKHGGALQSEAASFAAKHRATLQSKASEAASIAAKHGATLQSKASEAASFAAKQGSALQSKASEAASFAAKQGSAMQSKAAEAASSAARQGREYHKTLMERNKQYVIDPPTVEKCQELSKQLFYTRLASIPGRYEAFWKEVDGVKLLLKNRKDLNVEHAGVAALFGIELYAWLRAGEFIGRGYTLTGYHV; from the exons ATGCTGTGGGCCGTACGGCTCTGCGTGCGTTACGTCTTCTGGAATCTCTTGGTCCCCGTCCCCGTCCTTCAAACCCCCTCACCAAGAAAGCGGAG ATCCATGGCGGCGCTGGCGTCGAGGATGGCGCAGCTGCAGTCCAGGGCGGCGTTGGCGATGAGGCTCGCGGCCAAGCACGGGGGCGCGCTGCAGTCCGAGGCGGCAAGCTTCGCGGCCAAGCACAGGGCCACGCTGCAGTCCAAGGCGTCCGAGGCGGCGAGCATCGCGGCCAAGCACGGGGCCACGCTGCAGTCCAAGGCGTCcgaggcggcgagcttcgcggccaAGCAAGGGAGCGCGCTGCAGTCCAAGGCGTCcgaggcggcgagcttcgcggccaAGCAAGGGAGCGCGATGCAGTCCAAGGCGGccgaggcggcgagctccgcggccaGGCAAGGGCGCGAGTACCACAAGACGCTCATGGAGAGGAACAAGCAGTACGTCATCGATCCGCCCACCGTCGAAAAGTGCCAGGAGCTCTCCAAGCAGCTTTTCTACACCCGCCTCGCCAG CATTCCTGGCCGTTACGAGGCATTCTGGAAAGAGGTTGATGGTGTAAAGctgttgctgaaaaacagaaaggaCCTGAATGTTGAGCACGCCGGGGTTGCCGCATTGTTTGGCATTGAGTTGTATGCGTGGCTTCGTGCCGGTGAGTTTATTGGTAGAGGATATACCCTCACAGGTTACCATGTCTGA
- the LOC123070764 gene encoding inorganic pyrophosphatase 1, with protein MAGVVVVFDFDKTIIDVDSDNWVVDGLGATDLFDRLLPTMPWNTLIDTVMGELHAQGRTLRDVADVLRAAPINPRVVSAIRAAYSLGCDLRVLSDANRFFIDIILDHHGLRGCFSEINTNPSRVDAYGRLRIAPHHDFHAGPHGCGIGTCPPNMCKGQVLDSIRASAAAADGARKRFIYLGDGRGDYCPSLRLAREDFMMPRMGFPVWDLICENPGLLQAEVHPWSDGKDMEETLLRLISRVLVEESTLLPLDCKLESMPVAVQDGMPMPLGVKN; from the coding sequence ATGGCCGGCGTCGTGGTGGTGTTCGACTTCGACAAGACCATCATCGACGTCGACAGCGACAACTGGGTCGTCGACGGCCTCGGCGCCACCGACCTCTTCGACCGCCTGCTGCCCACCATGCCGTGGAACACCCTCATCGACACCGTCATGGGGGAGCTGCACGCGCAGGGCAGGACCCTCCGCGACGTCGCCGACGTGCTCCGGGCCGCGCCCATCAACCCGCGCGTCGTCTCCGCCATCCGGGCCGCCTACAGCCTCGGCTGCGACCTCAGGGTCCTCAGCGACGCCAACCGCTTCTTCATCGACATCATCCTCGACCACCACGGCCTCCGGGGCTGCTTCTCCGAGATCAACACCAACCCCAGCCGCGTCGACGCCTACGGCCGCCTCCGCATCGCGCCGCACCACGACTTCCACGCCGGCCCGCACGGCTGCGGCATCGGCACCTGCCCGCCCAACATGTGCAAGGGCCAGGTGCTCGACAGcatccgcgcctccgccgccgcggcggACGGCGCCAGGAAGCGCTTCATCTACCTCGGCGACGGCCGCGGCGACTACTGCCCGTCGCTGCGGCTCGCCAGGGAGGACTTCATGATGCCGCGCATGGGGTTCCCCGTGTGGGACCTCATCTGCGAGAACCCGGGCCTGCTCCAGGCCGAGGTGCACCCGTGGAGCGACGGCAAGGACATGGAGGAGACGCTGCTGCGGCTCATCAGCCGGGTGCTCGTCGAGGAGAGCACGCTGCTGCCGCTCGACTGCAAGCTCGAGTCGATGCCGGTGGCCGTCCAGGACGGCATGCCCATGCCCCTCGGCGTCAAGAACTGA